A single window of Silurus meridionalis isolate SWU-2019-XX chromosome 11, ASM1480568v1, whole genome shotgun sequence DNA harbors:
- the LOC124393120 gene encoding mucin-12-like isoform X35 has protein sequence MWCCKRLWLLLIALVHILDVRALGVWNRRPAQDWYSVDVKMGLDQTQGSSFLPDGGHNSTARRDESKANAGALQNSVVSHAGLSSSDALGTGFSGQSENIFNTIQGFQTQNVGLCAQSTSDQDVPTPEIQTSHGVQSFGMSNHQGLPSPCGGSQTGPAFIVTQQTSENAMSSGSMLGTSSFTNGYQTQGLTGYGLFQGLVSQFGSSQTQPGTNQLSFAPASTVTQQVTDSATTGGSSSFSIPSSPSGSQSPSAYWLSLGLSSPYGGFQTQPGTNQLGSVPASTVTQQVTDSATTGGSPSGSQSSTGYGLFQGLVSQFGSSQTQPGTNQLSSAPASTVTQQVTDSATTGGSPSGSQSSTGYGLFQGLVSQFGSSQTQPGTNQLSSAPASTVTQQVTDSATTGGSSSFSIPSSPSGSQSPSAYWLSLGLSSPYGGFQTQPGTNQLGSVPASTVTQQVTDSATTGGSPSGSQSSTGYGLFQGLVSQFGSSQTQPGTNQLSSAPASTVTQQVTDSATTGGSPSGSQSPSAYWLSLGLSSPYGGFQTQPGTNQLGSVPASTVTQQVTDSATTGDSPSGSQSSTGYGLFQGLVSQFGSSQTQPGTNQLSSAPASTVTQQVTDSATTGGSPSGSQSSTGYGLFQGLVSQFGSSQTQPGTNQLSSAPASTVTQQVTDSATTGGSSSFSIPSSPSGSQSPSAYWLSLGLSSPYGGFQTQPGTNQLSFAPASTVTQQVTDSATTGGSPSGSQSPSAYWLSLGLSSPYGGFQTQPGTNQLSSAPASTVTQQVTDSATTGGSPSGSQSSTGYGLFQGLVSQFGSSQTQPGTNQLSSAPASTVTQQVTDSATTGGSSSFSIPSSPSGSQSPSAYWLSLGLSSPYVGFQTQPGTNQLGSVPASTVTQQVTDSAPTGGSPSGSQSSTGYGLFQGLVSQFGSSQTQPGTNQLSSAPALTVTQQSAETGPSISPPVSVSSSLSGSQSPSAYWLSLGLSSPYGGFQTQPGTNQLASVPASTVTQQVTDSATTGGSSSFSISSSPSGSQSSTGYGLFQGLVNQFGSTQTQPGTNQLSSAPASTVTQQSAETGPSISPPVSLSSSLSGSHSPSAYWLSLGLSSPYGGFQTQPGTNQLSSAPASTVTQQVTDSATTGGSPSGSQSSTGYGLFQGLSSHDGGFQTQPGTNQLSSAPASTVTQQVTDSATTGGSSSFSIPSSPSGSQSSTGYGLFQGLVSQFGSSQTQQGTNQLSSAPASTVTQQSAESGPSISPPVSLSSSLSGSQSPSAYWLSLGLSSPFGGFQTQPGTNQLGSVPASTVTQQVTDSAPTGGSPSGSQSSTGYGLFQGLVSQFGSSQTQPGTNQLSFAPASTVTQQVTDSATTGGSSSFSIPSSPSGSQSPSAYWLSLGLSSPYGGFQTQPGTNQLGSVPASTVTQQVTDSATTGDSPSGSQSSTGYGLFQGLVSQFGSSQTQPGTNQLSSAPALTVTQQVTDSATTGGSPSGSQSPSAYWLSLGLSSPYGGFQTQPGTNQLGSVPASTVTQQVTDSATTGGSSSFSIPSSPSGSQSPSAYWLSLGLSSPYGGFQTQPGTNQLGSVPASTVTQQVTDSATTGDSPSGSQSSTGYGLFQGLVSQFGSSQTQPGTNQLSSAPASTVTQQVTDSATTGGSPSGSQSSTGYGLFQGLVSQFGSSQTQPGTNQLSFAPASTVTQQVTDSATTGGSSSFSIPSSPSGSQSPSAYWLSLGLSSPYGGFQTQPGTNQLGSVPASTVTQQVTDSATTGGSPSGSQSSTGYGLFQGLVSQFGSSQTQPGTNQLSSAPASTVTQQVTDSATTGGSSSFSIPSSPSGSQSPSAYWLSLGLSSPYGGFQTQPGTNQLGSVPASTVTQQVTDSATTGGSPSGSQSPSAYWLSLGLSSPYGGFQTQPGTNQLGSVPASTVTQQVTDSATTGGSPSGSQSSTGYGLFQGLVSQFGSSQTQPGTNQLSFAPASTVTQQVTDSATTGGSSSFSIPSSPSGSQSPSAYWLSLGLSSPYGGFQTQPGTNQLGSVPASTVTQQVTDSATTGGSPSGSQSSTGYGLFQGLVSQFGSSQTQPGTNQLSSAPASTVTQQVTDSATTGGSPSGSQSSTGYGLFQGLVSQFGSSQTQPGTNQLSSAPASTVTQQVTDSATTGGSPSGSQSSTGYGLFQGLVSQFGSSQTQPGTNQLSSAPASTVTQQVTDSATTGGSSSFSIPSSPSGSQSPSAYWLSLGLSSPYGGFQTQPGTNQLSSAPASTVTQQVTDSATTGGSSSFSIPSSPSGSQSSTGYGLFQGLSSPYGGFQTQPGTNQLSSAPASTVTQQVTDSATTGGSPSGSQSSTGYGLFQGLSSHDGGFQTQPGTNQLSSAPASTVTQQVTDSATTGGSSSFSIPSSPSGSQSSTGYGLFQGLVSQFGSSQTQQGTNQLSSAPASTVTQQVTDSSTTGGSSSFSIPSSPSGSQSPSAYWLSLGLSSPYGGFQTQPGTNQLGSVPASTVTQQVTDSGTTGGSPSGSQSSSGYGLFQGLVSQSGSSQTQPGTNQLSSVPALTVTQQSVESGPSISPPVSLSSSLSGSQSPSAYWLSLGLSSPYGGFQTQQGTNQLSSAPASTVTQQVTGSATTGGSPSGSQSSTGYGLSQQGTNYLGSVTALTSSSASSAFQSQTLSQEQSHNVQQLGTFNQMLPAFWFGHQSCKNNVFSGSSNISKLTSH, from the exons ATGTGGTGCTGCAAAAG GCTCTGGTTACTCTTAATTGCTTTAGTTCACATACTGGATGTAAGGGCACTTGGAG TGTGGAACAGAAGGCCTGCACAGGATTGGTACAGTGTTGATGTAAAGATGGGTCTTGATCAGACTCAAGGAAGCAGTTTCCTTCCTGATGGTGGCCACAACTCCACAGCCAGGAGGGATGAAAGTAAAGCCAATGCTGGAGCTTTGCAAAATAGTGTAGTCTCTCATGCAGGCTTATCTTCATCAGATGCCCTGGGAACTGGATTTTCTGGTCAGTCAGAGAATATATTTAACACCATTCAAGGCTTCCAAACTCAGAATGTTGGTTTGTGTGCTCAATCCACATCTGATCAGGATGTTCCAACCCCTGAGATTCAGACCAGCCATGGGGTTCAATCTTTTGGCATGTCAAACCATCAAGGGCTTCCAAGCCCATGTGGTGGTAGTCAAACAGGCCCTGCCTTTATTGTGACTCAGCAGACCTCAGAAAATGCAATGTCCAGTGGTTCAATGCTTGGTACATCAAGCTTTACCAATGGTTATCAAACCCAAGGCTTGACTGGCTATGGACTGTTTCAAGGGCTTGTGAGCCAGTTTGGTAGTTCCCagacacagccaggcacaaatcaaCTGAGTTTTGCTCCTGCTTCAACTGTGACCCAGCAGGTAACTGACAGTGCTACAACAGGAGGCTCCTCTAGTTTCAGCATCCCAAGCTCtcctagtggttctcaaagccCCTCTGCCTATTGGCTTTCCCTAGGCCTTTCCAGCCCATATGGTGGTTTCCagacacagccaggcacaaatcaaCTGGGCTCTGTTCCTGCTTCAACTGTGACCCAGCAGGTAACTGACAGTGCTACAACAGGAGGCTCtcctagtggttctcaaagctcAACTGGCTATGGACTGTTTCAAGGACTTGTGAGCCAGTTTGGTAGTTCCCagacacagccaggcacaaatcaactgagttctgctcctgcttcaactgtgacccagcaggtaactgacagtgctacaacaggaggctctcctagtggttctcaaagctcAACTGGTTATGGACTGTTTCAAGGACTTGTGAGCCAGTTTGGTAGTTCCCagacacagccaggcacaaatcaaCTGAGTTCTGCTCCTGCTTCAACTGTGACCCAGCAGGTAACTGACAGTGCTACAACAGGAGGCTCCTCTAGTTTCAGCATCCCAAGCTCtcctagtggttctcaaagccCCTCTGCCTATTGGCTTTCCCTAGGCCTTTCCAGCCCATATGGTGGTTTCCagacacagccaggcacaaatcaaCTGGGCTCTGTTCCTGCTTCAACTGTGACCCAGCAGGTAACTGACAGTGCTACAACAGGAGGCTCtcctagtggttctcaaagctcAACTGGCTATGGACTGTTTCAAGGACTTGTGAGCCAGTTTGGTAGTTCCCagacacagccaggcacaaatcaactgagttctgctcctgcttcaactgtgacccagcaggtaactgacagtgctacaacaggaggctctcctagtggttctcaaagccCCTCTGCCTATTGGCTTTCCCTAGGCCTTTCCAGCCCTTATGGTGGTTTCCagacacagccaggcacaaatcaaCTGGGCTCTGTTCCTGCTTCAACTGTGACCCAGCAGGTAACTGACAGTGCTACAACAGGAGACTCtcctagtggttctcaaagctcAACTGGCTATGGACTGTTTCAAGGACTTGTGAGCCAGTTTGGTAGTTCCCagacacagccaggcacaaatcaactgagttctgctcctgcttcaactgtgacccagcaggtaactgacagtgctacaacaggaggctctcctagtggttctcaaagctcAACTGGTTATGGACTGTTTCAAGGACTTGTGAGCCAGTTTGGTAGTTCCCagacacagccaggcacaaatcaaCTGAGTTCTGCTCCTGCTTCAACTGTGACCCAGCAGGTAACTGACAGTGCTACAACAGGAG GCTCCTCTAGTTTCAGCATCCCAAGCTCtcctagtggttctcaaagccCCTCTGCCTATTGGCTTTCCCTAGGCCTTTCCAGCCCATATGGTGGCTTCCagacacagccaggcacaaatcaactgagttttgctcctgcttcaactgtgacccagcaggtaactgacagtgctacaacaggaggctctcctagtggttctcaaagccCCTCTGCCTATTGGCTTTCCCTAGGCCTTTCCAGCCCTTATGGTGGTTTCCagacacagccag gcacaaatcaaCTGAGTTCTGCTCCTGCTTCAACTGTGACCCAGCAGGTAACTGACAGTGCTACAACAGGAG GCTCtcctagtggttctcaaagctcAACTGGTTATGGACTGTTTCAAGGACTTGTGAGCCAGTTTGGTAGTTCCCagacacagccaggcacaaatcaactgagttctgctcctgcttcaactgtgacccagcaggtaactgacagtgctacaacaggag GCTCCTCTAGTTTCAGCATCCCAAGCTCtcctagtggttctcaaagccCCTCTGCCTATTGGCTTTCCCTAGGCCTTTCCAGCCCTTATGTTGGTTTCCAGACACAGCCAGGAACAAATCAACTGGGCTCTGTTCCTGCTTCAACTGTGACCCAGCAGGTAACTGACAGTGCTCCAACAGGAGGCTCtcctagtggttctcaaagctcAACTGGCTATGGACTGTTTCAAGGACTTGTGAGCCAGTTTGGTAGTTCCCagacacagccaggcacaaatcaaCTGAGTTCTGCTCCTGCTTTAACTGTGACCCAACAGTCTGCTGAGACTGGACCATCCATTAGCCCTCCTGTTTCAGTGTCCTCCAGTTTGAGTGGTTCTCAAAGCCCCTCTGCCTATTGGCTTTCCCTAGGCCTTTCCAGCCCATATGGTGGTTTCCagacacagccaggcacaaatcaaCTGGCCTCTGTTCCTGCTTCAACTGTGACCCAGCAGGTAACTGACAGTGCTACAACAGGAGGCTCCTCTAGTTTCAGCATCTCCAGCTCtcctagtggttctcaaagctcAACTGGCTATGGACTGTTTCAAGGACTTGTGAACCAGTTTGGTAGTACCCagacacagccaggcacaaatcaaCTGAGTTCTGCTCCTGCTTCAACTGTGACCCAACAGTCTGCTGAGACTGGACCATCCATTAGCCCTCCTGTTTCATTGTCCTCCAGTTTGAGTGGTTCTCACAGCCCCTCTGCCTATTGGCTTTCCCTAGGCCTTTCCAGCCCATATGGTGGTTTCCagacacagccaggcacaaatcaactgagttctgctcctgcttcaactgtgacccagcaggtaactgacagtgctacaacaggaggctctcctagtggttctcaaagctcAACTGGCTATGGACTGTTTCAAGGACTTTCCAGCCATGATGGTGGTTTCCagacacagccaggcacaaatcaaCTGAGTTCTGCTCCTGCTTCAACTGTGACCCAGCAGGTAACTGACAGTGCTACAACAGGAGGCTCCTCTAGTTTCAGCATCCCAAGCTCtcctagtggttctcaaagctcAACTGGCTATGGACTGTTTCAAGGACTTGTGAGCCAGTTTGGTAGTTCCCAGACACAGCAAGGCACAAATCAACTGAGTTCTGCTCCTGCTTCAACTGTAACCCAACAGTCTGCTGAGAGTGGACCATCCATTAGCCCTCCTGTTTCATTGTCCTCCAGTTTGAGTGGGTCTCAAAGCCCCTCTGCCTATTGGCTTTCCCTAGGCCTTTCCAGCCCATTTGGTGGTTTCCAGACACAGCCAGGAACAAATCAACTGGGCTCTGTTCCTGCTTCAACTGTGACCCAGCAGGTAACTGACAGTGCTCCAACAGGAGGCTCtcctagtggttctcaaagctcAACTGGCTATGGACTGTTTCAAGGACTTGTGAGCCAGTTTGGTAGTTCCCagacacagccaggcacaaatcaaCTGAGTTTTGCTCCTGCTTCAACTGTGACCCAGCAGGTAACTGACAGTGCTACAACAGGAGGCTCCTCTAGTTTCAGCATCCCAA gctctcctagtggttctcaaagccCCTCTGCCTATTGGCTTTCCCTAGGCCTTTCCAGCCCTTATGGTGGTTTCCagacacagccaggcacaaatcaaCTGGGCTCTGTTCCTGCTTCAACTGTGACCCAGCAGGTAACTGACAGTGCTACAACAGGAGACTCtcctagtggttctcaaagctcAACTGGCTATGGACTGTTTCAAGGACTTGTGAGCCAGTTTGGTAGTTCCCagacacagccaggcacaaatcaactgagttctgctcctgctttaactgtgacccagcaggtaactgacagtgctacaacaggaggctctcctagtggttctcaaagccCCTCTGCCTATTGGCTTTCCCTAGGCCTTTCCAGCCCTTATGGTGGTTTCCagacacagccaggcacaaatcaaCTGGGCTCTGTTCCTGCTTCAACTGTGACCCAGCAGGTAACTGACAGTGCTACAACAGGAG GCTCCTCTAGTTTCAGCATCCCAA gctctcctagtggttctcaaagccCCTCTGCCTATTGGCTTTCCCTAGGCCTTTCCAGCCCTTATGGTGGTTTCCagacacagccaggcacaaatcaaCTGGGCTCTGTTCCTGCTTCAACTGTGACCCAGCAGGTAACTGACAGTGCTACAACAGGAGACTCtcctagtggttctcaaagctcAACTGGCTATGGACTGTTTCAAGGACTTGTGAGCCAGTTTGGTAGTTCCCagacacagccag gcacaaatcaactgagttctgctcctgcttcaactgtgacccagcaggtaactgacagtgctacaacaggaggctctcctagtggttctcaaagctcAACTGGTTATGGACTGTTTCAAGGACTTGTGAGCCAGTTTGGTAGTTCCCagacacagccaggcacaaatcaaCTGAGTTTTGCTCCTGCTTCAACTGTGACCCAGCAGGTAACTGACAGTGCTACAACAGGAGGCTCCTCTAGTTTCAGCATCCCAAGCTCtcctagtggttctcaaagccCCTCTGCCTATTGGCTTTCCCTAGGCCTTTCCAGCCCATATGGTGGTTTCCagacacagccaggcacaaatcaaCTGGGCTCTGTTCCTGCTTCAACTGTGACCCAGCAGGTAACTGACAGTGCTACAACAGGAGGCTCtcctagtggttctcaaagctcAACTGGCTATGGACTGTTTCAAGGACTTGTGAGCCAGTTTGGTAGTTCCCagacacagccaggcacaaatcaactgagttctgctcctgcttcaactgtgacccagcaggtaactgacagtgctacaacaggag GCTCCTCTAGTTTCAGCATCCCAAGCTCtcctagtggttctcaaagccCCTCTGCCTATTGGCTTTCCCTAGGCCTTTCCAGCCCATATGGTGGTTTCCagacacagccaggcacaaatcaaCTGGGCTCTGTTCCTGCTTCAACTGTGACCCAGCAGGTAACTGACAGTGCTACAACAGGAG gctctcctagtggttctcaaagccCCTCTGCCTATTGGCTTTCCCTAGGCCTTTCCAGCCCTTATGGTGGTTTCCagacacagccaggcacaaatcaaCTGGGCTCTGTTCCTGCTTCAACTGTGACCCAGCAGGTAACTGACAGTGCTACAACAGGAGGCTCtcctagtggttctcaaagctcAACTGGCTATGGACTGTTTCAAGGACTTGTGAGCCAGTTTGGTAGTTCCCagacacagccaggcacaaatcaaCTGAGTTTTGCTCCTGCTTCAACTGTGACCCAGCAGGTAACTGACAGTGCTACAACAGGAGGCTCCTCTAGTTTCAGCATCCCAAGCTCtcctagtggttctcaaagccCCTCTGCCTATTGGCTTTCCCTAGGCCTTTCCAGCCCATATGGTGGTTTCCagacacagccaggcacaaatcaaCTGGGCTCTGTTCCTGCTTCAACTGTGACCCAGCAGGTAACTGACAGTGCTACAACAGGAGGCTCtcctagtggttctcaaagctcAACTGGCTATGGACTGTTTCAAGGACTTGTGAGCCAGTTTGGTAGTTCCCagacacagccaggcacaaatcaactgagttctgctcctgcttcaactgtgacccagcaggtaactgacagtgctacaacaggaggctctcctagtggttctcaaagctcAACTGGTTATGGACTGTTTCAAGGACTTGTGAGCCAGTTTGGTAGTTCCCagacacagccaggcacaaatcaaCTGAGTTCTGCTCCTGCTTCAACTGTGACCCAGCAGGTAACTGACAGTGCTACAACAGGAG GCTCtcctagtggttctcaaagctcAACTGGTTATGGACTGTTTCAAGGACTTGTGAGCCAGTTTGGTAGTTCCCagacacagccaggcacaaatcaactgagttctgctcctgcttcaactgtgacccagcaggtaactgacagtgctacaacaggag GCTCCTCTAGTTTCAGCATCCCAAGCTCtcctagtggttctcaaagccCCTCTGCCTATTGGCTTTCCCTAG GCCTTTCCAGCCCATATGGTGGTTTCCagacacagccaggcacaaatcaaCTGAGTTCTGCTCCTGCTTCAACTGTGACCCAGCAGGTAACTGACAGTGCTACAACAGGAGGCTCCTCTAGTTTCAGCATCCCAAGCTCtcctagtg GTTCTCAAAGCTCAACTGGCTATGGACTGTTTCAAGGACTTTCCAGCCCATATGGTGGTTTCCagacacagccaggcacaaatcaactgagttctgctcctgcttcaactgtgacccagcaggtaactgacagtgctacaacaggaggctctcctagtggttctcaaagctcAACTGGCTATGGACTGTTTCAAGGACTTTCCAGCCATGATGGTGGTTTCCagacacagccaggcacaaatcaaCTGAGTTCTGCTCCTGCTTCAACTGTGACCCAGCAGGTAACTGACAGTGCTACAACAGGAG GCTCCTCTAGTTTCAGCATCCCAAGCTCtcctagtggttctcaaagctcAACTGGCTATGGACTGTTTCAAGGACTTGTGAGCCAGTTTGGTAGTTCCCAGACACAGCAAG gcacaaatcaaCTGAGTTCTGCTCCTGCTTCAACTGTGACCCAGCAGGTAACTGACAGTTCTACAACAGGTGGGTCCTCTAGTTTCAGCATCCCAAGCTCtcctagtggttctcaaagccCCTCTGCCTATTGGCTTTCCCTAGGCCTTTCCAGCCCATATGGTGGTTTCCagacacagccaggcacaaatcaaCTGGGCTCTGTTCCTGCTTCAACTGTAACCCAGCAGGTAACTGACAGTGGTACAACAGGAGGCTCtcctagtggttctcaaagctcATCTGGCTATGGACTGTTTCAAGGACTTGTGAGCCAGTCTGGTAGTTCCCagacacagccaggcacaaatcaaCTGAGTTCTGTTCCTGCTTTAACTGTGACCCAACAGTCTGTTGAGAGTGGACCATCCATTAGCCCTCCTGTTTCATTGTCCTCCAGTTTGAGTGGTTCTCAAAGCCCCTCTGCCTATTGGCTTTCCCTAGGCCTTTCCAGCCCATATGGTGGTTTCCAGACACAGCAAGGCACAAATCAACTGAGTTCTGCTCCTGCTTCAACTGTGACCCAGCAGGTAACTGGCAGTGCTACAACAGGAGGCTCtcctagtggttctcaaagctcAACTGGCTATGGACTGTCACAGCAAGGCACAAATTATTTGGGCTCTGTTACTGCTTTAACTAGTAGCTCTGCTTCCAGTGCATTTCAAAGCCAAACTTTGTCTCAAGAACAGAGCCATAATGTACAGCAACTTGGGACCTTCAATCAGATGCTTCCTGCTTTTTGGTTTGGCCACCAGTCTTGTAAAAATAACGTGTTCAGTGGTTCTTCCAATATTTCCAAGCTTACCTCACATTAA